In Halarcobacter bivalviorum, a genomic segment contains:
- a CDS encoding glycosyltransferase family 2 protein yields MYRENKIGIVIPAYNEELLILETLDGMPNYVDKMYVIDDCSKDKTLKLLKERQKIDNRIIIIHHETNKGLGQSLIDGYVKSKEDDIDITAVMAGDNQMHPDDLPALLDKIIDEDYDYVKGNRLLHQNIESMPTYRFLGNSLLTILTKFATGYYFSMDPQCGYTAIKNDVLKNIPIEKMTTGYGYNADILCMLNIQRYTVADVEVRPVYDREKSKIVLWKYIPKTSWILTKLFFRRLWQRYTVLDFHPLVLFYLVAFFNFMFILIPGTIRLFYMYFSTGEFPSTTFNITATTFLITIQLILFAIWMDMDYNKDPKRK; encoded by the coding sequence ATGTATAGAGAAAATAAAATTGGAATTGTAATACCTGCATATAATGAAGAATTGCTGATTTTAGAAACATTAGATGGTATGCCAAATTATGTAGATAAAATGTATGTTATTGATGATTGTAGTAAAGATAAAACTCTAAAGTTATTAAAAGAAAGACAAAAAATAGATAATAGAATTATAATTATTCATCATGAAACTAATAAGGGACTTGGTCAGTCTTTAATAGATGGATATGTTAAAAGTAAAGAAGATGATATTGATATTACAGCTGTGATGGCAGGTGATAATCAGATGCATCCAGATGATTTACCTGCATTATTAGACAAAATAATAGATGAAGACTATGATTATGTTAAAGGCAATAGATTACTGCATCAAAATATAGAATCTATGCCAACCTATAGGTTTCTTGGAAATTCATTATTAACTATATTAACAAAATTTGCTACGGGATATTATTTTTCAATGGATCCTCAATGTGGATATACAGCAATAAAAAATGATGTATTAAAGAATATACCTATCGAAAAAATGACTACTGGATATGGTTATAATGCTGATATTTTATGTATGTTAAACATTCAAAGGTATACAGTAGCAGATGTTGAAGTTAGACCTGTGTATGATAGAGAAAAAAGTAAAATAGTATTATGGAAATATATTCCAAAGACTAGTTGGATTTTAACTAAGTTATTTTTTAGAAGACTGTGGCAAAGATATACAGTACTTGATTTTCACCCGTTAGTTTTATTTTATTTAGTTGCTTTCTTTAATTTTATGTTTATATTGATACCCGGAACGATTAGATTGTTTTATATGTATTTTTCAACCGGAGAATTCCCATCTACAACGTTTAATATAACAGCTACAACATTTCTAATAACGATTCAATTGATATTATTTGCGATATGGATGGATATGGACTATAACAAAGATCCAAAAAGGAAATAA
- a CDS encoding acyltransferase codes for MTFKSKEEMNNFKNMFLHGIYLGLYGFVKYLPFPFFHYFRYFVIKIFAPNIRSKSISDGVTIYFPWNISIGKNSTLNQGVIIDGFGGVKIGEGVRIASGSVINTADHNFEDPKEFIYKQGYICAGVTIEDDVWIGANVCINKGVTIGKGSVVGGGSVVTKNIPPYSIAVGVPAKVVKKRNTNNDKELDA; via the coding sequence ATGACGTTTAAATCAAAAGAAGAGATGAATAATTTTAAGAATATGTTTTTACATGGTATATACTTAGGTTTATATGGATTTGTAAAGTATTTACCATTTCCTTTTTTTCATTATTTTAGGTATTTTGTAATTAAAATATTCGCTCCTAATATTAGGTCTAAATCTATATCTGATGGAGTAACTATATATTTTCCATGGAATATTTCAATTGGTAAAAACTCGACTTTAAATCAAGGTGTCATTATTGATGGATTTGGTGGTGTTAAAATTGGTGAAGGTGTAAGAATAGCGTCAGGAAGTGTCATTAACACTGCAGACCATAATTTTGAAGATCCAAAAGAGTTTATATATAAGCAAGGGTATATTTGTGCAGGTGTAACAATTGAAGATGATGTTTGGATAGGTGCTAATGTTTGTATCAATAAGGGTGTAACTATAGGAAAAGGCTCAGTGGTAGGGGGAGGAAGTGTCGTAACAAAAAATATACCTCCTTATTCTATTGCTGTTGGAGTTCCTGCAAAGGTTGTAAAAAAAAGAAATACAAATAATGATAAGGAACTTGATGCATAA
- a CDS encoding polysaccharide biosynthesis C-terminal domain-containing protein, which produces MHKNIIVNYLSLFFAGLSGIFLNIFIISVYDSIVLGNFNFFLAFVIVLSQFCVGGIQFSVLKHNSHYIRRVSEVSSSVVSALFLSGIFTFFIIIILYLLTPLLNNFFDLKNFSQSIYLIIPSLLFFSLNKILLMSLNGLNLMQNYAFFNLLRYVLLLFSVVLFYNLGINVEYLISVFFISEFILFIMMISFMFFKVLILSLPKQRWIKRHFFFGLKGMWGGALMETNTRIDILMIGAFLGYGAVGVYSFASMVAEGFAQVYTILKNNVDPIFGKAYFKNEIDVINHTIDEVRKRYLIYLFGLGIVMIMSYKFIFINIFSLNKTMIVESWNVFIILTGLIMLSSFYRPFIGLLNQINQPEKFSQIIIFSVILNIILNIVLIPWLGIYGAAFSTGLVFFVESYLVYLFSTKHFLIKESYARKN; this is translated from the coding sequence ATGCATAAAAATATTATAGTTAATTATTTAAGTTTGTTTTTTGCTGGCTTATCAGGAATATTTTTAAATATTTTTATTATTTCTGTATATGACTCGATTGTACTTGGAAATTTTAACTTTTTTTTAGCTTTTGTAATTGTATTATCACAGTTTTGTGTAGGAGGAATACAGTTTTCTGTATTAAAACATAATTCTCATTATATCAGAAGAGTTAGTGAAGTTTCATCATCTGTTGTATCTGCATTATTTTTATCAGGAATTTTTACATTCTTTATTATCATTATCTTATATCTACTTACTCCATTATTAAATAACTTTTTTGATTTAAAGAATTTTTCACAATCAATTTATTTAATTATTCCATCTCTTTTATTTTTTTCTTTAAATAAAATATTATTGATGTCTTTAAATGGTTTAAATTTAATGCAAAACTATGCATTTTTTAATCTTCTAAGATATGTACTACTATTATTTTCAGTAGTTTTATTTTACAATCTTGGCATTAATGTGGAGTATTTAATTTCAGTATTCTTTATTTCTGAATTTATTTTATTTATTATGATGATTAGTTTTATGTTTTTTAAAGTTCTTATCTTAAGTCTTCCTAAACAAAGATGGATTAAACGGCATTTCTTTTTTGGTTTAAAAGGAATGTGGGGTGGAGCTTTAATGGAAACAAATACACGTATTGACATATTAATGATTGGTGCCTTTTTGGGATATGGTGCTGTTGGAGTATATAGCTTCGCCTCAATGGTTGCTGAAGGATTTGCACAAGTTTATACTATTTTAAAGAATAATGTTGACCCTATTTTTGGAAAAGCATATTTTAAAAATGAGATAGATGTAATCAATCACACAATAGATGAAGTTAGAAAGAGATATCTAATATATTTATTTGGATTAGGTATAGTAATGATAATGTCATATAAGTTTATATTTATTAATATATTTAGTTTGAATAAAACTATGATTGTTGAAAGTTGGAATGTATTTATTATTTTAACTGGGTTAATAATGTTATCATCATTTTATAGACCATTTATAGGCCTTTTAAATCAAATAAATCAACCAGAAAAATTTTCACAAATTATAATATTTAGTGTAATTTTAAATATTATCCTTAATATAGTATTAATACCATGGCTCGGAATTTATGGTGCAGCATTTTCTACAGGATTAGTTTTTTTTGTAGAAAGTTATCTAGTTTATTTATTTTCAACAAAACATTTTTTAATTAAGGAAAGTTATGCTCGAAAAAATTAG
- a CDS encoding glycosyltransferase has translation MNIVVLPTAYPNIYNDHSSIFVQDQVEALEKYGVNVSVIGAIPISFKYIFKKKFLKFGTFMYKKNNMDVKLILFPSIPKLKFFNEFVRTQINKHLLKKHYKNNKIDVIHIHNSTVGKVALWGKQKFDIPYIVTEHSSAYARKLVSQKEISIYNEVYKNASIRVAVSKEFCKILENIFNLKFDYIPNVVNTEYFLPMNKKKKEKFKFVNIANLNKNKNQILLINAFSKEFKNNKNVKLSILGDGPEYNNLRNEIDKLNMQEQIRLLGFAPRNHVLEELRNSDAFVLTSKYETFGVVAIEAMSCGLPIIATKCGGPESIIENDDLGILVKNNDLKELSIFMKDMYENIEKYDSRKIRNHVVNNFSEKAVFSKLISIYKKVKNDSNT, from the coding sequence ATGAATATAGTAGTTTTACCAACAGCTTATCCAAATATCTACAATGATCATTCATCTATATTTGTGCAAGATCAAGTAGAAGCATTGGAAAAGTATGGAGTTAATGTTAGTGTGATTGGAGCTATTCCTATTTCATTTAAATATATTTTTAAAAAGAAATTTTTAAAATTTGGTACTTTTATGTATAAAAAAAATAATATGGATGTAAAACTTATTTTATTTCCATCTATTCCTAAATTGAAGTTTTTCAATGAATTTGTAAGAACTCAAATCAATAAGCATCTATTAAAGAAACATTATAAAAATAATAAAATAGATGTTATTCATATACACAATAGTACAGTGGGGAAAGTAGCACTTTGGGGAAAACAAAAGTTTGATATACCTTATATTGTAACGGAACACTCCTCTGCTTATGCAAGAAAATTAGTTTCTCAAAAAGAAATTAGTATCTATAATGAAGTTTATAAGAATGCCTCAATTAGGGTTGCTGTTAGTAAAGAGTTTTGTAAGATACTTGAAAATATATTTAATTTAAAATTTGATTATATTCCAAATGTAGTTAATACAGAATACTTTTTACCAATGAATAAAAAGAAAAAAGAAAAATTTAAATTTGTTAATATTGCAAATTTAAATAAAAATAAAAATCAAATTCTTTTAATAAATGCATTTTCAAAAGAGTTTAAAAATAATAAAAATGTAAAACTATCTATATTAGGAGATGGTCCAGAGTACAATAATTTAAGAAATGAAATAGACAAACTAAATATGCAAGAGCAAATAAGACTTTTGGGGTTTGCACCAAGGAATCATGTTTTAGAAGAATTGCGAAATTCAGATGCTTTTGTACTTACTAGTAAATATGAAACATTTGGTGTAGTAGCTATAGAAGCAATGAGTTGTGGACTTCCTATAATTGCTACAAAGTGTGGAGGTCCAGAGTCTATTATCGAAAATGATGATTTAGGCATTCTTGTAAAAAATAATGATTTAAAAGAGTTATCAATATTTATGAAGGATATGTATGAAAATATAGAAAAATATGATAGTAGAAAAATAAGAAATCATGTAGTTAATAATTTTTCAGAAAAAGCTGTATTTAGTAAGCTTATAAGTATTTATAAAAAGGTAAAAAATGATAGCAATACTTGA
- the hisH gene encoding imidazole glycerol phosphate synthase subunit HisH yields the protein MIAILDYGIGNLKSIYNMFKKVGVESIITSDIETIIKADKYLLPGVGSFDYGINSLKNALFFETLEKEVLENKKPILGICLGMQLLTNSSEEGKEKGLGWIDASTIKFDLEDKSLSIPHMGWNKTNPSNTNDIFKNLEDNRFYFVHSYHVICNNEKNILARANYGQIFTCSIYKDNIYGVQFHPEKSHKFGMQLLKNFGEI from the coding sequence ATGATAGCAATACTTGATTATGGAATAGGAAATTTGAAATCTATTTATAATATGTTTAAAAAAGTTGGAGTTGAATCAATCATCACGTCTGATATAGAAACTATAATTAAAGCTGATAAATACCTTTTACCTGGTGTTGGTTCTTTTGATTATGGGATAAATAGTCTAAAAAATGCACTATTTTTTGAAACTTTAGAAAAAGAGGTACTAGAAAATAAAAAGCCTATTTTAGGTATTTGTTTAGGGATGCAACTTTTGACAAATAGTAGTGAAGAAGGAAAAGAAAAAGGTCTTGGCTGGATAGATGCATCAACTATCAAGTTCGATTTAGAGGATAAGAGTTTATCTATCCCTCATATGGGGTGGAATAAAACAAATCCAAGCAACACAAATGATATTTTTAAAAATTTAGAAGATAATAGATTTTATTTCGTTCACTCTTATCATGTGATTTGTAATAATGAAAAGAATATCTTAGCAAGAGCAAATTATGGACAAATTTTTACTTGTAGTATCTATAAAGACAATATTTATGGTGTACAGTTTCATCCAGAAAAAAGTCATAAGTTTGGTATGCAACTACTTAAAAACTTTGGAGAGATATGA
- a CDS encoding AglZ/HisF2 family acetamidino modification protein, with product MMLQKRVIPCLLLHKGGLYKTEKFKKPTYIGDPINAIKIFNEKEVDELMFLDIDTSVENKEPNYKMIEDIASECFMPLCYGGGVKNIEQMKKIYALGVEKVSLSSQAVINPTLIKEAASIFGNQSVIVTIDIKKDFWGNKKVFINNGKKNTKLNPIDFIKQVESLGAGEIVINSCDNDGVMKGYDLELLKEIKLNTNIPIIALGGAGNLNHIKEVFENSNVDAVACGSMFVYQGPLKGVLISYPPYQKIQELLGTK from the coding sequence ATGATGCTACAAAAAAGAGTAATCCCATGTTTGCTTTTGCATAAAGGTGGACTTTATAAAACAGAAAAGTTTAAAAAACCTACATATATAGGTGATCCTATAAATGCCATCAAAATATTTAATGAAAAAGAAGTAGATGAATTGATGTTTTTAGACATCGATACAAGTGTAGAAAACAAAGAACCAAACTATAAGATGATTGAAGATATTGCTAGTGAGTGTTTTATGCCACTTTGTTATGGTGGTGGAGTTAAAAATATAGAACAAATGAAAAAAATATATGCTTTAGGAGTTGAAAAGGTCTCTCTAAGTAGTCAAGCAGTAATCAATCCAACTCTTATAAAAGAAGCAGCTAGTATATTTGGAAATCAATCAGTAATTGTAACAATAGATATAAAAAAAGATTTTTGGGGAAACAAAAAAGTATTTATAAATAATGGCAAAAAAAATACTAAATTAAATCCTATTGATTTTATAAAACAAGTAGAATCTCTAGGTGCTGGTGAGATAGTGATAAACTCTTGTGATAATGACGGAGTTATGAAAGGGTATGATTTAGAACTTTTAAAAGAGATAAAATTAAACACGAATATACCTATCATTGCTCTTGGAGGAGCGGGAAATCTAAATCATATAAAAGAAGTTTTTGAAAATTCTAATGTAGATGCTGTAGCTTGTGGAAGTATGTTTGTGTATCAAGGACCACTTAAAGGTGTATTAATAAGTTATCCTCCATATCAAAAAATCCAAGAATTATTAGGAACCAAATAA
- a CDS encoding glycosyltransferase family 4 protein: MQVKITHLTSAHLRYDTRIFVKMCVSLAKKENYNVNLVIADGKGDEVNNNVNIYDIGERTGGRFSRMTKTVEKVFEKAKELDSDIYHLHDPELIPIGLKLKKLGKKVIFDAHEDLPKQILGKHYLNLFMKYTLSKAFEIYEKITCKKFDYIITATPYIKNKFLNINKNSIDINNFPIIDELLNDITWEEKENKICYVGGIAEVRGIKEIVKAMADTENIKLILAGSFSEEVVEKEVKSYKEWERVEELGFLNREGVLNVYKTSKAGLVTLHPLINYLDALPVKMFEYMAAGIPVISSDIPYWKNIIEENTCGLCVNPLDPKEIANAINYIISNPIEAEQMGQNGKKAILTKYNWRIEEQKLYEVYEELIK; the protein is encoded by the coding sequence ATGCAAGTTAAAATAACACACTTAACATCAGCTCATCTCCGATATGACACAAGAATTTTTGTTAAAATGTGTGTTTCTCTTGCAAAAAAAGAAAATTACAATGTTAATTTAGTTATTGCAGATGGAAAGGGAGATGAAGTAAATAATAATGTAAATATATATGATATAGGAGAAAGAACGGGTGGTAGGTTTTCTCGTATGACAAAAACTGTTGAAAAAGTTTTTGAGAAAGCTAAAGAATTAGATAGTGATATATATCATCTTCATGATCCTGAACTTATACCAATAGGGTTGAAATTAAAGAAATTAGGAAAAAAAGTTATCTTTGATGCACATGAAGATTTACCTAAACAGATATTAGGAAAACATTATTTAAATTTATTTATGAAGTATACTCTTTCAAAAGCTTTTGAAATTTACGAAAAAATAACTTGTAAAAAATTTGACTATATTATTACGGCAACACCATATATAAAAAATAAATTTTTGAATATAAACAAAAATAGTATAGATATAAATAATTTTCCAATAATTGATGAGTTATTAAATGATATTACTTGGGAAGAAAAAGAGAATAAAATCTGTTATGTTGGCGGTATTGCAGAAGTTAGAGGTATTAAAGAAATAGTAAAGGCTATGGCAGATACTGAAAATATCAAACTTATTTTAGCAGGTAGTTTTAGTGAAGAAGTAGTAGAAAAAGAAGTAAAGTCTTATAAAGAATGGGAAAGAGTTGAGGAATTAGGTTTTTTAAATAGAGAAGGAGTTTTAAATGTATATAAAACTTCAAAAGCTGGATTAGTTACATTACATCCATTAATTAATTATTTAGATGCTCTTCCTGTAAAAATGTTTGAGTATATGGCTGCTGGGATTCCTGTTATCTCTTCTGATATTCCTTATTGGAAAAATATAATTGAGGAAAATACTTGTGGGCTTTGTGTAAATCCTCTTGATCCTAAAGAGATTGCAAATGCAATTAATTATATAATTTCAAATCCAATTGAAGCTGAACAAATGGGACAAAATGGTAAAAAGGCAATATTAACTAAATATAACTGGAGAATAGAAGAGCAAAAGCTTTATGAAGTTTATGAGGAATTAATAAAATGA
- the wecB gene encoding non-hydrolyzing UDP-N-acetylglucosamine 2-epimerase, whose translation MIKILTILGARPQFIKAGTISREIAKHKEIKEIILHTGQHYDSNMSDIFFEEMKIPKPDYFLGIGGKSHGAMTGQMIEKIEEVALKEKPDWILVYGDTNSTLAGAIVASKLNIKLAHIEAGLRSFNMNMPEEINRILTDRISNVLFCPTDTAIENLEKEGFENFNCKIIKSGDVMQDGAIFYKNLAVKPNNIELKNDFILCTIHRAENTDDENKLKNIFSALNEIACEKQIILPLHPRTKKIIENLNICVENLTIIEPVGYLEMVWLIDNCSLVMTDSGGLQKEAYFFAKPCLTLREETEWIELVEIGVNTLVGTEKDKILSEYNKIEIKKVDFSKNLYGKGNASNLIIKELLAYEDKGRK comes from the coding sequence ATGATAAAAATATTAACAATTTTAGGTGCTAGACCGCAATTTATAAAAGCTGGAACAATAAGTAGAGAAATAGCAAAACATAAAGAAATAAAAGAGATAATACTTCATACTGGGCAACATTATGATTCAAATATGAGTGATATATTTTTTGAAGAAATGAAGATACCTAAACCTGACTACTTTTTAGGGATTGGTGGAAAATCTCATGGTGCTATGACTGGACAAATGATAGAAAAAATTGAAGAAGTTGCTTTAAAAGAAAAACCAGATTGGATATTAGTTTATGGAGATACAAATTCTACTTTAGCAGGAGCAATTGTAGCTAGTAAACTTAATATTAAATTAGCTCATATTGAAGCAGGACTTAGAAGTTTTAATATGAATATGCCAGAAGAGATAAATAGAATTCTTACTGATAGAATAAGTAATGTTCTATTTTGTCCTACAGATACTGCGATAGAAAATCTTGAGAAAGAAGGCTTTGAAAACTTTAATTGTAAAATAATAAAATCTGGTGATGTAATGCAAGATGGAGCTATCTTTTATAAAAATTTAGCTGTAAAGCCCAATAATATTGAACTAAAAAATGATTTTATTTTATGTACCATCCATAGAGCAGAGAATACTGATGATGAAAATAAATTGAAAAATATTTTTAGTGCTTTAAATGAAATAGCATGTGAAAAACAAATAATTTTACCTCTTCATCCAAGAACAAAAAAAATAATAGAAAACTTAAATATATGTGTTGAAAACTTAACTATTATAGAGCCAGTAGGATATCTTGAAATGGTATGGCTTATTGATAACTGTTCTTTAGTAATGACAGATAGTGGTGGATTGCAAAAGGAAGCTTACTTTTTTGCAAAACCTTGTTTAACATTAAGAGAAGAAACAGAATGGATTGAGTTAGTAGAAATTGGTGTTAACACTTTAGTTGGTACTGAAAAAGATAAAATATTAAGTGAATACAATAAAATAGAAATTAAAAAAGTTGATTTTAGTAAGAATTTATATGGTAAGGGTAACGCAAGTAACCTTATTATTAAAGAATTATTGGCTTATGAAGATAAAGGAAGAAAATAA
- a CDS encoding glucosamine 6-phosphate synthetase, translating to MCGIFGQISRTRIDKEKFNKLVKHSEQRGIDSSGLIYYKDDSYEIARADYNIEKLLNKIKPYNHRIVLGHSRLITNGLGDNQPVIKDNICAIHNGIIVNDNEIWEQLSENRELKIDSEVIIAIAKEHLKQNNEISELPHRILELCRGVVACALVLPEYGKLLLFSNNGSLYVGYIGDDIYFASERYALDQISCENVHQIKEESLILEIPVSNDKLNISDDNHRIENLIPEFKFNKEEESLLEFKEDLNIKRCKRCILPETMPFIKFDNEGVCNYCHNYKPRNNPKPIEELFKIVEPYRRKGKELDCIVPFSGGRDSCYGLHLIVKELEMKPVTYTYDWGMVTDLGRRNISQMCADLGVENIIVAADISQKRKNIKMNLEAWLKSPHLGMMAMLTAGDKHFFRYVEDIKKQTGISLNLWGVNPLEVTHFKTGFLDIAPDFEEKRVYSHGIMKQLRYHTKRFKAMCESPGYFNSSLWDTLSGEYYRSFTEKKDYFHIFDYWRWDEEIVDDTLINGYNWETAIDTSTTWRIGDGTAAFYNYVYYTVAGFTEHDTFRSNQIREGQMTREKALELVNDENRPRYQNIRWYLDTLGMDFKEVIKVVNSIPKLYKDI from the coding sequence ATGTGTGGAATATTTGGACAAATTTCAAGAACAAGAATAGATAAAGAGAAATTCAATAAATTAGTAAAACATTCAGAACAAAGAGGGATAGATTCAAGTGGACTTATCTATTATAAAGATGATTCATACGAGATAGCAAGAGCTGATTACAATATAGAAAAGCTTTTAAACAAAATAAAACCTTATAATCATAGAATAGTTTTAGGACATAGTAGATTAATAACTAATGGTTTAGGGGATAATCAACCTGTAATAAAAGATAACATTTGTGCAATTCATAATGGAATTATAGTAAATGATAATGAGATTTGGGAACAATTAAGTGAGAATCGTGAATTAAAAATTGATTCTGAAGTAATAATTGCTATAGCGAAAGAACATCTAAAACAGAATAATGAAATTTCAGAACTTCCACATAGAATTCTTGAACTTTGCAGAGGTGTAGTAGCTTGTGCATTAGTACTACCTGAGTATGGAAAATTATTACTTTTCTCTAATAATGGTAGTTTATACGTTGGATATATAGGAGATGATATATACTTTGCTTCTGAAAGATATGCTTTAGATCAAATTTCGTGTGAAAATGTTCATCAAATAAAAGAAGAATCTCTTATTTTAGAAATACCAGTTTCAAATGACAAATTAAATATTTCTGATGATAACCATAGAATAGAAAATTTAATTCCTGAATTTAAATTTAATAAAGAAGAAGAAAGCCTTTTAGAATTTAAAGAAGATTTAAATATAAAAAGATGTAAAAGATGTATCTTACCTGAAACAATGCCTTTTATTAAATTTGATAATGAAGGTGTATGTAATTATTGTCATAACTATAAACCAAGAAATAATCCAAAACCAATAGAAGAACTATTTAAAATAGTAGAGCCATACAGAAGAAAAGGAAAAGAGCTAGATTGTATTGTTCCTTTTTCAGGAGGAAGAGATAGTTGTTATGGTTTACACTTAATTGTAAAAGAATTAGAAATGAAGCCAGTAACTTATACTTACGATTGGGGAATGGTTACTGATTTAGGAAGAAGAAATATTTCTCAAATGTGTGCTGATTTAGGTGTTGAAAATATTATTGTTGCAGCAGATATTTCTCAAAAAAGAAAAAATATTAAGATGAATTTAGAAGCTTGGCTAAAATCCCCTCATTTAGGAATGATGGCAATGCTTACAGCAGGAGATAAACACTTTTTTAGATATGTTGAAGATATTAAAAAACAAACAGGAATAAGTTTAAACTTATGGGGAGTAAATCCTTTAGAAGTAACACATTTTAAGACAGGTTTCTTAGATATTGCTCCTGATTTTGAAGAAAAAAGAGTTTATAGTCATGGTATTATGAAACAACTTAGATACCATACAAAGAGATTTAAAGCAATGTGTGAAAGTCCAGGATATTTTAATAGTTCTTTATGGGATACTCTCTCAGGAGAGTATTATAGAAGTTTTACTGAGAAAAAAGACTATTTTCATATTTTTGATTACTGGAGATGGGATGAAGAGATAGTTGATGATACCTTAATCAATGGATATAACTGGGAGACAGCGATAGATACAAGTACCACTTGGAGAATTGGAGATGGTACAGCAGCTTTCTATAATTATGTTTATTATACAGTAGCAGGATTTACTGAGCATGATACTTTTAGAAGTAATCAAATTAGAGAAGGACAAATGACTAGAGAAAAAGCTTTAGAATTAGTAAATGATGAGAATAGACCAAGATATCAAAATATTAGATGGTATTTAGATACATTAGGAATGGATTTTAAAGAAGTAATAAAAGTTGTTAACTCTATACCTAAATTATATAAGGATATATAA
- a CDS encoding glycosyltransferase family 4 protein has protein sequence MKIWCISKYASPPNYSKMPARLFTLTKEFNKLGNKATLITSDSNHFANYPDSENRYNFEEVEDVPVVWVKTKKYLKTASISRVLSWFDFERWLFKFNTKKLDKPDVVIVSSLSIFSILYGYYLKRKFNSFLVFEIRDIWPLTMTEEGGFSKWHPLVLLIGIIEKFGYKKADLIVGTMPKLDLHVKNILGYEKPFFCSPLGFEPKNYQKELLSDKNPFDKVFPSNKIIVGYAGSMGITNALEPFIQAIKLLNENINIHFMLVGSGDLREKFEKELSSCSNVTFLPRIEQNEVKYFLEKCDILYLSTKDSKVWEYGQSMNKVVEYMLASKPIIASYSGYPSMINESNCGYFENTSDANELKDKILNIVNLDEEERRNLGANGREWVYENRQYSKLAKDYLSKIKTEMESNNA, from the coding sequence ATGAAAATTTGGTGTATCTCTAAGTATGCTAGTCCTCCAAATTATAGCAAAATGCCAGCAAGGTTATTTACATTAACAAAAGAGTTTAATAAGCTAGGAAATAAGGCAACTCTAATTACTTCTGATTCAAATCATTTTGCTAATTATCCTGATAGTGAAAATAGATATAACTTTGAAGAAGTAGAGGATGTACCTGTAGTATGGGTAAAAACTAAAAAATATTTAAAAACAGCATCAATTTCTAGGGTATTAAGTTGGTTTGATTTTGAAAGATGGCTTTTTAAATTTAATACTAAAAAACTTGATAAACCTGATGTAGTTATCGTATCTTCTTTATCTATTTTTTCTATTCTTTATGGCTACTATTTAAAAAGAAAGTTTAACTCTTTTTTAGTTTTTGAAATTAGAGATATTTGGCCTTTAACTATGACAGAAGAGGGTGGTTTTTCTAAATGGCATCCTTTAGTTTTATTAATAGGAATAATAGAAAAATTTGGTTACAAAAAAGCTGATTTAATTGTAGGAACAATGCCTAAATTAGATTTACATGTGAAAAATATTTTAGGTTATGAAAAACCATTTTTTTGCTCTCCTTTAGGTTTTGAACCTAAAAATTATCAAAAAGAGCTTTTAAGTGATAAGAATCCTTTTGATAAAGTTTTTCCTAGTAATAAAATTATTGTTGGTTATGCTGGAAGTATGGGTATAACAAATGCTTTAGAACCTTTTATTCAAGCAATTAAATTATTGAATGAAAATATAAATATACATTTTATGTTAGTAGGAAGTGGAGACTTAAGAGAAAAGTTTGAAAAAGAATTAAGTTCTTGTTCTAACGTAACTTTCTTACCTAGAATTGAACAAAATGAAGTGAAATATTTTTTAGAAAAATGTGATATTTTATATTTATCAACAAAAGATTCAAAAGTATGGGAATATGGACAATCAATGAATAAAGTTGTAGAATATATGCTAGCTTCTAAACCTATAATTGCCTCTTATTCAGGCTATCCTTCTATGATAAATGAATCAAATTGTGGTTACTTTGAAAATACATCAGATGCGAATGAGTTAAAAGATAAGATTTTAAATATTGTTAATCTAGATGAAGAAGAGAGAAGAAATCTTGGAGCAAATGGTAGAGAATGGGTTTATGAGAATAGACAGTATTCAAAACTAGCAAAAGATTATTTATCTAAAATTAAAACTGAAATGGAATCTAATAATGCTTAA